The region CAATTCAAAGAAGGGAGATACAAATTACTAGCTAAAACTTTTAACGATTTCGAGACGGAGATTAAAGGGCATATTGGAGGTATGCTTGCCGGTACGGATTTCGATGCGAACAGAGACATTAGTAGTATTACTGTGAATAGATGGTCGCATGGATATGCTTACTCAGGAGCAGATCTCTACGATATAGACATGTATAAGAATGCAAAAATCGGCAGAAAGAAGTTTGGAAGAATCACCATTGCGAATTCGGATGCTGGAGCCACAGCCTATATGTACGCAGCAATAAATGAAGCCAAAAGAGCAGTGGAGGAGATGTAATAAGTGTAAGTTTTTTCTTAGGAATTCTTAACTGTAAAATGTTTTTTTATTGAAAAGGTTCTGTTTCTCGTTCTTGATATTTGATTTCTTTTAGTTTGTCTTTACCCTTTTGTACAGCGGTTATTGAGATTTTTATTAGGAGTTTAGGAATGCTTTAGGGAATTCGATTTAAGGGTAAAAAGTATTAATCGGGTTATTTTAAGTACACAAAATAATTTATGAAGTACGTTTTCCTCTTTTTTCTATTGGTCATTTTTTCATTTAATTCAAATGGGCAAATTTTAGAACGGAGTAGAGAAAACAGTTATAACGTCAACGTTTATAAACTAGAATCTAAAAACGCAAAGAAGTTTTTTGATTTAAAATACGGCTACCATTTTCCTTCACGTTTTTTGAAAAGCAAAGTTGATTCCTTTCCTTCTGATAGCGCTTCCTATTACAAATCACTTCTTCCTGCAGGTAATTATATCTTAGTGCAAGCCGATTTTCATAGAAATAATGCGGGGGTTAGTGCAGAGTATTTTTCTGCTAGCCAAATAGAAGTTAAAATATTTAATAACAATAGAGACTTATCTATTTACGTATTTAAAAGGGGCACAAATAAAGTAATCAATGACGCCGAGTTGGTCGTCAATAGAACCAAGGTGCCTTTCAATTCATTAACAAATCGATATACATTAGAGAAAACTAATAAGCATGGATTATTACAAGTAAAGGTTGATGGAAATATTTCTTTCTACAAAATTGATAGAAATGTTAATAATTCTAAACTTCTCAGAGCCTATAGGAAAGTGATTCAATTAGCGCCAATTCGGATCGCTACTTTCCCGATTCGATATAGTTGGGGACATTTGTCCAATGCCTATTACTATGTAAGATTTGGTTCTTATTCATATGGAAGTAAAACAATTGGAAATGGGTATTTGGCCTTTAGTAAGCCAATGTATTTGCCGGGTGATACTTTGAAATGGAAAGCATTTTTGGTTAACAAAAATGGTAAAGCAATAACGTCCCCCATTAGAGTTTACATACATGATTCAAGGAATAGTTCTTTTGATGGTAAGAGAAAAGGTGTATTCATTAATCCTGAATCCCCTGGAGCTTATGTTTACGAAACGATTCTTGGCGATACATTACGAATAAATAAATCTTATAACGTTGACCTCTTTAAAGGCAAATCAAAAAAACTTCTGATATCTGAACAGTTTATCTTGGAAGATTATCAATTGGATGAATCAAGTTATGAAGCTAGTGTTGAAGAAACAGTCTATAGTAAAGGACAGCCTATCGTTGTGGAGCTTAGCGGAACGGATGCAAATGGACTGAATATTTTAGACAGTAGAGTAGAACTTAAATTAATTGCTGATTTCACAATTGAGTTTCTTCAGGATACTGTTTTTATTCCCAAAACTCTTTGGGAGAAAAAAATAGAATTGGACCCTTTGGGAGATACGCGAGTGTCAGTTCCTGATTCTATTTGGCCCACCGCAAATATTGCCGTTTCCGTTGAGGCCGTTTTTAATAATAGCAATAATGAAACGCACGAAGAATCTTTCAAGTTTGATTACATAGGGATTCCAGGAAGGATAAATTCGAAGCTAGAAAAAGACTCTATCATAGCCATGTTTTATGTTAACTCAGAAAATATTCCAGTAAAAGGAAGATTGGTAGAGCTATACTATAGCGATACCTTGTCTGACCGAATGATCGCTTTCCCCTTTAAGGAAAAGTTGAAAACGCATATTACATCTTATGTGTTTATAAAGGGGGATGTTAGGGAAGAAGTTTTGCTAAATGAACAGGGAAGTCTTTTTGAATGCGATAGATACAGAGATAATAGTAGAATGAAGATTGAGTTTATCAATCCGCGAAATATCCCGATAAGCTATACCATTTACAAGAATGGAA is a window of Flavobacteriales bacterium DNA encoding:
- a CDS encoding spermidine dehydrogenase → NWRAFKEKNIGLAISPGNLHNMAFLDFPVSMGGYKFSRTPNDPILMNMIWMPNSDTYGMAPREQFKEGRYKLLAKTFNDFETEIKGHIGGMLAGTDFDANRDISSITVNRWSHGYAYSGADLYDIDMYKNAKIGRKKFGRITIANSDAGATAYMYAAINEAKRAVEEM